The Bradyrhizobium sp. WBAH42 genome includes a window with the following:
- a CDS encoding PAS-domain containing protein, translated as MMSTRDTELGTGREQGPGALVALSQLALDHMEQGVCVYDADNRIVLANQRYLTLFDMSAEIVRVGTSYREVLAHSASRGNFPQDQLDALYSTRMAQIAAGKPFRTEQLLASGLVMSLQLKPLPGGGWMTICDDVTRLARLEAELRVQTERSQHALANMSHGLIMYDVDSRVVVCNERFLKLYNLDPEIVQPGIAHSTVIEHWMSRGNLPGMSGDEFYQSRLDDVRSRKPKTLLVMRYDGRMVQAVSRFLPDGGWVTVHEDVTERLQYEETLRQQNFILDAALENMAHGLAFYDSEMRLRVCNTTYRKIYLLSPEETRPGTHLAELIERSMANGAFTSEYSPQQILEAASARIANRDSSPMRRRMSNDTVISVRYCALAEGGFVATYEDITERERAVEELSEQYRRFDAALNNMSQGLCMLDASLRVIVCNRRYIEMYGLSPEIVKPGVSMRDIMEHSCELGIHPNMTGAKLYADYIERLREGEHTLHRHLSDGRIIKLNHKRMEHGGWVVTYEDVTERHKAQARVAHMARHDSLTDLPNRTLFREKMGEGLNQVAIAGGAMAVLCFDLDNFKTVNDRLGHAAGDRLLRWVAARLKENVGEHDTVARLGGDEFAVLQRGPQPQSAEALARRLVEIIGHPPPLESQSIHVGVSVGIAIAPDHGLDADELMKCADLALYQAKAKGRGAYQLFEPEMEEQARSRHALEQDLVGALEGREFHLVFQPQMRLDSSELTGFEALLRWKHPSRGFVSPAEFIPIAEENGLIVPIGEWVLRTACVTAASWPGVTVAVNLSPVQFHSRGLVAMVTSALAEAGLPPQRLELEVTETALLDDSKATIDILHQLRALGVRVSLDDFGVGYSSLSYLRKFPFDRIKIDRSFVGTLGESPESVAIVRTIASLGSVLGVETTAEGVETEEQLDFVRECGCTAVQGYYFGKPCLASEVSRTIETLNMVRRVA; from the coding sequence CGGGCGCCCTGGTCGCGCTGAGCCAGCTTGCGCTCGACCACATGGAGCAAGGCGTCTGCGTCTACGACGCCGACAACCGGATCGTGCTGGCGAACCAGCGCTACCTCACGCTGTTCGACATGTCGGCCGAGATCGTGCGGGTCGGCACCAGCTACCGGGAGGTGCTCGCGCACAGCGCAAGCCGCGGCAACTTTCCGCAGGACCAGCTCGACGCGTTGTATTCGACGCGAATGGCGCAGATCGCCGCGGGCAAGCCGTTCCGCACCGAGCAATTGCTGGCGAGCGGCCTCGTGATGTCGCTCCAGCTGAAGCCTCTCCCCGGCGGCGGCTGGATGACGATCTGCGATGACGTCACCCGCCTCGCCCGACTCGAAGCGGAACTGCGCGTGCAGACCGAGCGCAGCCAGCACGCGCTCGCCAACATGTCGCACGGACTGATCATGTACGACGTCGACAGCCGCGTCGTCGTCTGCAACGAACGGTTCCTGAAGCTCTACAACCTCGATCCCGAGATCGTGCAGCCGGGCATCGCGCATTCCACCGTGATCGAGCACTGGATGTCGCGCGGCAATCTGCCGGGCATGTCCGGCGACGAATTCTACCAGAGCCGGCTGGACGATGTGCGCAGCAGAAAGCCGAAGACGCTGCTGGTGATGCGCTACGACGGACGGATGGTGCAGGCAGTCTCCCGCTTCCTGCCTGACGGCGGCTGGGTGACGGTGCACGAGGACGTCACGGAGCGGCTGCAATACGAGGAAACGCTGCGGCAGCAGAATTTCATTCTCGATGCGGCGCTGGAGAACATGGCGCACGGGCTCGCCTTCTACGACAGCGAGATGCGGCTTCGGGTCTGTAACACCACGTACCGCAAGATCTACCTGTTGTCACCGGAGGAGACCCGGCCCGGCACCCATCTGGCCGAGCTGATCGAGCGATCGATGGCGAACGGCGCGTTCACCTCGGAATACAGCCCGCAGCAGATCCTCGAAGCCGCCAGCGCCCGGATCGCGAATCGCGATTCCTCGCCGATGCGCCGGCGCATGTCGAACGACACCGTGATCTCGGTGCGCTATTGCGCGCTGGCCGAAGGCGGCTTCGTCGCCACCTATGAGGACATTACCGAGCGCGAGCGCGCGGTCGAGGAGCTGAGCGAGCAGTACCGCCGGTTCGACGCCGCCCTGAACAACATGAGCCAGGGCCTGTGCATGCTCGACGCCAGCCTGCGCGTCATCGTTTGCAACCGCCGCTATATCGAGATGTACGGATTGTCGCCGGAGATCGTGAAGCCAGGCGTCTCGATGCGGGACATCATGGAGCACAGCTGCGAGCTCGGCATCCACCCGAACATGACCGGCGCCAAGCTCTATGCCGACTACATCGAGAGGCTGCGCGAAGGCGAGCACACGCTGCACCGCCATTTGAGCGACGGCCGCATCATCAAGCTCAATCACAAGCGGATGGAGCACGGCGGCTGGGTCGTGACCTATGAGGACGTCACCGAGCGCCACAAGGCCCAGGCCCGGGTGGCGCACATGGCGCGGCACGATTCGCTCACCGACCTGCCCAACCGCACGCTGTTCCGCGAGAAGATGGGCGAGGGACTGAACCAGGTCGCAATCGCCGGCGGCGCCATGGCGGTGCTGTGCTTCGACCTCGACAATTTCAAGACCGTCAACGACCGCCTCGGCCACGCCGCCGGCGACCGCCTGCTGCGCTGGGTCGCGGCGCGTCTGAAGGAGAATGTCGGCGAGCACGACACCGTCGCGCGGCTTGGCGGCGACGAGTTCGCCGTGCTCCAGCGCGGGCCGCAGCCGCAATCGGCGGAGGCGCTCGCCCGCCGCCTCGTCGAGATCATCGGTCATCCGCCGCCGCTGGAAAGCCAGTCGATCCATGTCGGGGTCTCCGTCGGCATCGCGATCGCACCCGACCACGGGCTCGATGCCGATGAGCTGATGAAATGCGCCGACCTCGCGCTGTACCAGGCCAAGGCCAAGGGGCGCGGCGCCTATCAGCTGTTCGAGCCCGAGATGGAGGAACAGGCGCGCAGCCGGCACGCGCTGGAGCAGGACCTGGTCGGCGCGCTGGAAGGGCGTGAATTCCACCTGGTGTTCCAACCGCAAATGCGGCTCGATTCCTCCGAGCTCACCGGCTTCGAGGCATTGCTGCGCTGGAAGCATCCCTCGCGCGGCTTCGTCTCTCCGGCCGAATTCATTCCGATTGCGGAAGAGAACGGACTGATCGTTCCGATCGGCGAATGGGTGCTGCGCACGGCCTGCGTGACGGCTGCGTCCTGGCCCGGCGTTACCGTCGCGGTGAACCTGTCTCCGGTGCAGTTCCATTCCCGCGGGCTGGTGGCGATGGTCACGAGCGCGCTTGCGGAAGCCGGCCTGCCGCCGCAACGGCTCGAGCTCGAGGTCACCGAGACGGCGCTGCTCGACGACAGCAAGGCGACCATCGACATCCTGCACCAGCTCCGCGCGCTCGGGGTGCGCGTCAGCCTCGACGATTTCGGCGTCGGCTATTCCTCGCTGAGTTACTTGCGCAAGTTTCCGTTCGACCGCATCAAGATCGACCGCTCTTTCGTCGGCACGCTCGGCGAAAGCCCGGAGAGCGTTGCCATCGTCAGAACGATCGCGAGCCTCGGCTCCGTGCTCGGCGTCGAGACCACGGCGGAGGGCGTGGAAACCGAGGAACAGCTCGACTTCGTGCGCGAATGCGGCTGCACCGCGGTCCAGGGCTATTATTTCGGCAAGCCGTGTCTCGCCTCGGAGGTCAGCCGCACCATCGAGACGCTGAACATGGTCCGGCGCGTGGCCTGA
- a CDS encoding bifunctional diguanylate cyclase/phosphodiesterase, translating to MTPALPQASDILAALGQAVFAWDIASDAIVWGEQVSTVFPGIPAERLATGAEFAKLIEPAQTLRTAALALTSPVHGADGTPYRVEYGVRMSASDPVIWIEETGRWFAGPDGRPTRAIGSVRINNERHARDEELSRLARLDPLTGELNRSHLIAALAEAIEETARFRSTAAFMLVGIDHLARVNDAFGFDVADAVILDIAKRIRARLRGGDVLGRFSGNKFGLILKNCTVDDMNVAAERFLAGIRDEVVPTRSGPVSVTASIGAVSLPRYARNTDEAVNRAHETLDAAKRRRVGSFAAWRPDAARDAQRRVNIRVTDEIVTALNERRIRLAYEPVVSAVSRERAFHECLVRMDQGDGQVLLAPDIVPVAERLGLIRLVDHRVLELVVAELAAAPDICLSLNISPDTTMDPDWWAGIESLMLAHPGVAERLIIEITETVAIQDIDEVRAFVSRLKHFGSRIAIDDFGAGYTSFRNLRKLGVDIVKIDGAFVQNITRSADDRAFVQTLIDLARRLDIKTVAEWVQDEEAANMLRDWGCDYIQGRLIGLAAVERPWGLPSDSALPAAS from the coding sequence TTGACCCCTGCATTGCCGCAAGCCTCCGACATCCTCGCCGCGCTCGGCCAGGCCGTGTTCGCCTGGGACATCGCCAGCGATGCCATCGTCTGGGGTGAGCAGGTCAGCACCGTCTTCCCCGGCATTCCCGCCGAGCGGCTCGCGACCGGCGCCGAGTTCGCCAAGCTGATCGAGCCCGCGCAAACGCTGCGCACGGCCGCGCTGGCGCTGACGTCCCCGGTGCACGGCGCCGACGGCACGCCCTATCGGGTCGAGTACGGCGTGCGCATGAGCGCCTCCGATCCCGTGATCTGGATCGAGGAGACCGGCCGCTGGTTCGCGGGCCCCGACGGCCGTCCCACGCGTGCGATCGGCTCCGTCCGCATCAACAATGAGCGCCACGCCCGCGACGAGGAACTGAGCAGGCTGGCCCGGCTCGATCCGCTGACCGGCGAGCTCAACCGCTCGCATCTGATCGCGGCGCTGGCCGAGGCGATCGAGGAGACGGCCCGCTTTCGCTCGACCGCCGCCTTCATGCTGGTCGGCATCGATCATCTCGCCCGCGTCAACGATGCCTTCGGCTTCGACGTTGCCGATGCCGTGATCCTCGACATCGCCAAGCGCATTCGCGCGCGCCTGCGCGGCGGCGACGTGCTCGGGCGCTTCTCCGGCAACAAGTTCGGCCTGATCCTGAAGAACTGCACCGTCGACGACATGAACGTGGCTGCCGAGCGCTTCCTCGCCGGTATCCGCGACGAGGTGGTGCCGACCAGGTCCGGTCCGGTCTCGGTCACCGCCTCGATCGGCGCCGTCAGCCTGCCGCGCTATGCGCGCAACACCGACGAGGCCGTCAACCGCGCCCATGAGACGCTGGATGCCGCCAAGCGCCGCCGCGTCGGCTCCTTCGCAGCCTGGCGTCCGGATGCCGCGCGCGACGCGCAGCGCCGCGTCAACATTCGCGTCACCGACGAGATCGTCACCGCGCTCAACGAGCGCCGCATCAGGCTCGCCTATGAGCCCGTCGTCTCGGCCGTCTCGCGCGAGCGCGCATTCCATGAATGCCTGGTGCGGATGGACCAGGGCGACGGCCAGGTGCTGCTCGCGCCCGACATCGTGCCGGTCGCCGAACGGCTCGGCCTGATCCGCCTGGTCGATCACCGGGTGCTCGAGCTCGTCGTCGCCGAGCTCGCGGCGGCGCCCGACATCTGTCTCAGCCTCAACATCTCGCCGGATACGACGATGGATCCGGATTGGTGGGCGGGAATCGAATCGCTGATGCTGGCTCATCCCGGTGTCGCCGAGCGGCTGATCATCGAGATCACCGAGACGGTCGCGATCCAGGACATCGACGAGGTTCGCGCCTTCGTCAGCCGCCTGAAGCATTTCGGCAGCCGCATCGCCATCGACGATTTCGGCGCCGGATACACTTCGTTCCGCAATCTGCGCAAGCTCGGCGTGGATATCGTCAAGATCGACGGCGCCTTCGTGCAGAACATCACCCGTTCCGCCGACGACCGCGCCTTCGTGCAGACCCTGATCGACCTCGCCCGCCGTCTCGACATCAAGACCGTCGCCGAATGGGTGCAGGATGAAGAGGCCGCAAACATGCTGCGCGACTGGGGCTGCGACTACATCCAGGGCCGCCTGATCGGGCTGGCGGCAGTGGAGCGCCCGTGGGGCCTGCCGTCGGACAGCGCGCTGCCTGCGGCGAGCTGA
- a CDS encoding tripartite tricarboxylate transporter permease codes for MDTLLNVAHGFGVALLPINLLYCFIGVFIGTLVGVLPGIGPISAMSLLLPVTLSGTPESGIIMMAGIYYGSMYGGSTTSILVNIPGEAASVVTCIDGHQMAKQGRAGPALGIAAFGSFVAGTFALIALMLVAPKLASLAIAFGPAEYFSLMVLGLVVLTFLTQGSMPKALLMACIGVVLGLIGLDSITAQPRLTFGRMELIDGIGLVPVVMGLFGVAEVLLNTEHAIKRDVINTRITHLLPSKEDWKVSAGPVGRGTILGFFLGILPGGGAVVASFASYALEKRLSKRPERFGHGAIEGVAGPESANNAAAGGAFIPLMTLGIPPNVVMALLLGAFVIHGLQPGPLLITQNPGLFWGIVASMYIGNVMLLILNLPMIGMWVQLLKLPYNILFPLIILFTILGVYCSSNNVFDVYVMIAFGIIGYFMRKLGYEPAPLVLAFVLGPMMENNLRKSLILSQGDLWTFVQRPISGACLALALVLLIAPLLPSLRKKRELVALDEGA; via the coding sequence ATGGATACGCTTCTCAACGTGGCACATGGGTTCGGCGTCGCGCTGCTGCCGATCAACCTGCTCTACTGCTTCATCGGCGTCTTCATCGGCACGCTGGTCGGCGTGCTGCCCGGCATCGGCCCGATCTCGGCGATGTCGCTGCTGTTGCCGGTGACGCTGTCGGGCACGCCGGAATCCGGCATCATCATGATGGCCGGCATCTATTACGGCTCGATGTATGGCGGCTCGACCACCTCGATCCTGGTCAACATCCCCGGCGAGGCCGCTTCCGTCGTCACCTGCATCGACGGCCACCAGATGGCGAAGCAGGGCCGCGCCGGCCCCGCGCTCGGCATCGCCGCGTTCGGCTCCTTCGTCGCCGGCACGTTTGCGCTGATTGCCTTGATGCTGGTGGCGCCGAAGCTTGCCAGCCTCGCCATTGCCTTCGGCCCGGCCGAGTATTTCAGCCTGATGGTGCTCGGCCTCGTCGTGCTCACCTTCCTCACCCAGGGATCGATGCCGAAGGCGCTGCTGATGGCGTGCATCGGCGTCGTGCTCGGGCTGATCGGGCTCGACAGCATCACCGCGCAGCCGCGGCTGACCTTCGGCCGCATGGAGCTGATCGACGGCATCGGCCTCGTGCCCGTGGTGATGGGCCTGTTCGGCGTCGCCGAGGTGCTGCTCAACACCGAGCACGCGATCAAGCGCGACGTCATCAACACCAGGATCACCCATCTCCTGCCCAGCAAAGAGGACTGGAAGGTGAGCGCAGGTCCGGTCGGCCGCGGCACCATCCTCGGCTTTTTCCTCGGTATCCTGCCGGGCGGCGGCGCGGTGGTGGCGTCATTCGCGTCCTACGCGCTGGAGAAGCGGCTGTCGAAGAGGCCCGAGCGGTTCGGCCACGGCGCGATCGAGGGCGTCGCAGGGCCGGAATCGGCGAACAACGCCGCGGCGGGCGGCGCCTTCATTCCGCTGATGACGCTCGGCATTCCGCCGAACGTGGTGATGGCGCTGCTGCTCGGGGCCTTCGTCATTCACGGCCTGCAGCCGGGGCCGCTGCTGATCACGCAAAACCCGGGCTTGTTCTGGGGCATCGTCGCCAGCATGTATATCGGCAACGTCATGCTGCTGATCCTGAACCTGCCGATGATCGGCATGTGGGTGCAGCTGCTCAAGCTGCCCTACAACATCCTGTTCCCCCTGATCATCCTGTTCACGATCCTCGGCGTCTATTGCTCCAGCAACAACGTCTTCGACGTCTATGTGATGATCGCGTTCGGGATCATCGGCTACTTCATGCGCAAGCTCGGCTACGAGCCGGCGCCGCTGGTTCTGGCCTTCGTGCTGGGGCCGATGATGGAGAACAATCTGCGCAAGTCGCTGATCCTGTCGCAGGGCGATCTCTGGACCTTCGTGCAGCGGCCGATCTCGGGCGCGTGTCTCGCGCTTGCCCTGGTGCTGCTGATCGCGCCGCTGCTGCCGTCGCTGCGCAAGAAGCGCGAGCTGGTGGCGCTGGACGAGGGGGCGTGA
- the mtgA gene encoding monofunctional biosynthetic peptidoglycan transglycosylase, with translation MRIVKILLVVLAVVVLAPYAIAPFYRTGHPVSTLMAWRSLRGAPMQREWIDLADMSPSLPRAVVAAEDAHFCKHHGIDWGALREAIDDAREDGTAFRGASTITQQVAKNLFLWQGRDFVRKALEFPLALWIDLVLPKQRILEIYLNIAELGPQGQFGVEAASAYAFGKSAESLSPREAALLASILPNPVKRSARTPGPGVRRLAATYMARGQASSLATCWRENR, from the coding sequence TTGCGCATCGTCAAAATCCTGCTGGTGGTGCTCGCGGTCGTGGTCCTCGCGCCTTATGCGATCGCGCCGTTCTACCGCACCGGCCACCCTGTTTCGACGCTGATGGCCTGGCGCAGCTTGCGGGGCGCGCCGATGCAGCGGGAGTGGATCGATCTCGCCGATATGTCGCCCTCTCTGCCGCGCGCGGTGGTGGCGGCCGAGGATGCCCATTTCTGCAAGCATCACGGCATCGATTGGGGCGCGCTGCGCGAGGCGATCGACGATGCGAGGGAGGACGGCACCGCCTTCCGGGGCGCCTCCACCATCACCCAGCAGGTCGCGAAGAACCTGTTCCTGTGGCAGGGGCGCGATTTCGTCCGCAAGGCGCTCGAATTCCCGCTGGCGCTTTGGATTGACCTCGTCCTGCCCAAGCAGCGGATTCTCGAAATCTACCTCAACATCGCCGAGCTCGGCCCGCAGGGGCAGTTCGGGGTCGAGGCGGCCAGCGCCTATGCCTTCGGCAAGTCGGCCGAAAGCCTCTCGCCCCGCGAGGCGGCACTTCTGGCCTCGATCCTGCCGAATCCAGTCAAACGCAGCGCCCGGACCCCAGGCCCGGGCGTCCGGCGGCTGGCAGCCACCTATATGGCGCGGGGGCAGGCGAGCTCGCTTGCGACCTGCTGGCGCGAAAATCGCTGA
- the rpmF gene encoding 50S ribosomal protein L32, with translation MAVPRRKTSPSRRGMRRSADAIKKPTYVEDKDSGELRRPHHLDLKTGMYKGRQVLKKKES, from the coding sequence ATGGCCGTTCCGAGAAGAAAAACCTCGCCGTCGCGCCGTGGCATGCGCCGCTCGGCGGACGCCATCAAGAAGCCGACCTATGTGGAAGACAAGGACTCCGGCGAGCTCCGTCGTCCGCACCATCTCGACCTCAAGACCGGCATGTACAAGGGCCGCCAGGTCCTGAAGAAGAAAGAGTCCTGA
- a CDS encoding tripartite tricarboxylate transporter TctB family protein, with the protein MTNPTNVKLRLSNSELWGGLIGLALGGFVIWSGLKLKLGTINDPGSGYVLFYTGILMCVFAGAIIVSAITEGGPTLASRWENARWSKPLVLIACLTAFAFALEPLGFLLSSIPLMLLLLRLIDPVRWTLAIPIAVLVPSGMWWVLKRLLLIQLPSGLFGIG; encoded by the coding sequence ATGACCAACCCAACCAACGTCAAGCTCCGCCTCAGCAACTCCGAACTCTGGGGCGGGCTGATCGGGCTCGCGCTCGGCGGCTTCGTGATCTGGTCGGGCTTGAAGCTCAAGCTCGGCACCATCAACGATCCCGGCTCCGGCTATGTGCTGTTCTACACGGGCATCCTGATGTGCGTGTTCGCAGGCGCCATCATCGTCTCGGCGATCACCGAGGGCGGGCCGACGCTGGCCTCGCGCTGGGAGAACGCGCGCTGGAGCAAGCCGCTTGTCCTCATCGCCTGCCTCACCGCATTCGCCTTCGCGCTGGAGCCGCTCGGATTCCTGCTGTCGTCGATCCCGCTGATGCTGCTGCTGTTGCGGCTGATCGATCCGGTGCGCTGGACGCTGGCGATCCCGATCGCCGTGCTGGTGCCATCAGGCATGTGGTGGGTGCTCAAGCGGCTGCTGTTGATCCAGTTGCCGTCCGGCCTGTTCGGGATCGGTTGA
- a CDS encoding tripartite tricarboxylate transporter substrate binding protein: MSGYGLKTIAFAAAHAVMGALLSTAVNAQDYPTKPITLIVPWPAGGSTDISMRAIADSASKVLGQPIVIDNKAGGGGTVGPATMAAAAKPDGYTISQIPITVFRLPLMQEVSWDPAKDFTYIVHLTGYTFGVTTSAESQFKSWKDVVEFAKANPGKVTYATPGAGTSLHIGMEQIAGMSGIKLTQVPFKGGAETNAAVLGQHTMLQADSTGWRPLVDAGKLRLLMVWTGARSPNYPDVPTLKELGYPMVYDSPFGIAGPKGMDPKIVAKLHDAFKKAVEDPAVIATLAKYDMVPNYKNTEDYKKFVVEVTESERKVIETLGLAKK, encoded by the coding sequence ATGTCGGGTTACGGGCTGAAGACGATTGCATTTGCCGCGGCGCACGCCGTCATGGGCGCGTTGCTCTCCACTGCGGTCAATGCGCAGGACTATCCGACGAAGCCGATCACGTTGATCGTGCCATGGCCGGCCGGCGGATCGACCGATATCTCGATGCGCGCGATTGCCGACAGCGCCTCTAAGGTGCTGGGGCAGCCGATCGTGATCGACAACAAGGCGGGCGGCGGCGGGACGGTCGGACCGGCGACGATGGCGGCCGCGGCGAAGCCGGACGGCTATACCATCTCGCAGATCCCGATCACCGTGTTCCGCCTGCCCTTGATGCAGGAGGTGTCGTGGGATCCGGCAAAGGATTTCACCTATATCGTCCATCTCACCGGCTACACTTTCGGCGTGACCACCAGCGCGGAGTCGCAGTTCAAGAGCTGGAAGGACGTGGTGGAGTTCGCAAAGGCCAATCCAGGCAAGGTGACCTATGCCACGCCCGGCGCCGGCACCTCGCTGCATATCGGCATGGAGCAGATCGCCGGAATGTCCGGCATCAAGCTGACGCAGGTCCCCTTCAAGGGCGGCGCGGAGACCAACGCCGCCGTGCTGGGGCAGCACACCATGCTGCAAGCGGACTCCACGGGATGGCGGCCGCTGGTCGACGCCGGCAAGCTGCGGCTCTTGATGGTGTGGACCGGCGCACGCTCGCCGAACTATCCCGACGTGCCGACGCTGAAGGAGCTCGGCTATCCCATGGTCTATGATTCCCCGTTCGGCATTGCGGGGCCGAAAGGGATGGATCCCAAGATCGTCGCCAAGCTGCACGATGCCTTCAAGAAGGCGGTCGAGGATCCCGCGGTGATCGCCACGCTCGCCAAATACGACATGGTGCCGAACTACAAGAACACCGAGGACTACAAGAAATTCGTCGTCGAGGTCACGGAGTCCGAACGCAAGGTAATCGAGACGCTCGGGCTCGCGAAGAAGTAG